The Salvia miltiorrhiza cultivar Shanhuang (shh) chromosome 1, IMPLAD_Smil_shh, whole genome shotgun sequence genome has a window encoding:
- the LOC131017450 gene encoding uncharacterized protein LOC131017450, which produces MFPHVGSQSLFLYPCKWDGEKDKMLLGSLIEKIEECRPTPPHLSPHALIEAMLKLNTQMGADVSLSEVEGRVAFLHDRYVCFKWLCKVKETHYDHRTNFVHAVDEVWQRLFKENPLARAYYHEGEPAFLLLCNLFGIHDMKNENSHTLIIIEDSTTVDKHDNSSDDEVTSPVPKPVARKLFVEDASSSVSPSIPNPFKINRGTPWMKLKNKFKRRENQPTKRNEDGSSCASSSPFK; this is translated from the exons ATGTTCCCACATGTTGGCTCGCAATCTCTTTTCCTCTATCCTTGCAAGTGGGATGGGGAGAAGGATAAAATGCTACTCGGCTCTTTAATTGAGAAGATTGAAGAATGTAGGCCAACACCACCCCACTTATCGCCACATGCGCTCATCGAAGCGATGTTGAAGCTAAACACACAAATGGGAGCGGACGTTTCGTTGAGTGAAGTCGAGGGACGAGTTGCCTTTCTACATGATCGTTACGTATGCTTCAAATGGTTGTGTAAGGTGAAGGAGACGCACTACGATCATCGAACCAATTTTGTTCACGCCGTTGACGAAGTGTGGCAACGATTGTTTAAG GAAAACCCCTTGGCTCGAGCTTATTATCATGAAGGTGAGCCGGCGTTCTTACTACTATGCAATTTGTTTGGGATTCATGATATGAAGAATGAGAATTCCCATACATTAATCATCATCGAGGACTCCACAACCGTCGACAAGCATGACAACTCTAGCGACGACGAGGTCACTTCGCCGGTGCCCAAACCCGTGGCGAGAAAGCTTTTCGTTGAGGATGCTAGTTCAAGTGTATCACCGTCCATTCCAAATCCATTTAAGATCAACCGTGGTACTCCGTGGatgaaactaaaaaataaattcaaacgGCGAGAAAATCAACCCACCAAAAGAAACGAGGATGGAAGTTCTTGCGCCTCATCTTCTCCGTTCAAGTAG
- the LOC131005322 gene encoding uncharacterized protein LOC131005322, with translation MSTGHANSTEATNAVAAAAPDMILASFALLWKLILLCYGNTLCSISLLCSERSLYSLGSVRAASAPSATTAASTVASATSAAGASTFNGGSFGGPTPLPFMFGANQMTIGGESFVQGTVGQTPFGSTIGSTPSGSMGSMFGHTVGAFGTNVVGYGHMAGSMPTQPPRANATADKPPKFCGTDFKSWRQKMFFYLTTLGYVGYLTDNEPPTPAKNKTNFTVRAAYDAWHNDDFLCKNFLLGGLGDSLYKVYVDIKTSRACLIWFLNPFSHYHFRICLHDSLSHKPKQNSGRSPISISADIRGDGGRLISSSAAERLKIWGCVASCSSLWARATSGKFRLRSISKTCSSLWACESSGFSEAVPADCSDPRWRWFKGCLGALDGTYVSVTVGNEDKPRYRTRKGQISTNVLGVCDRHCNFSYVLSGWEGSAADSRVLRDAIRRPHGLKVPKGKYYLCDNGYANSEGFLTPFKSVRYHLKEWGPNNARPQNKEELFNLRHSKARNAIERAFGILKMRWGILRSPSFYPIRVQNRIIMACFLINNFIRKEMPIDPIEEQLDAMPPQNDAMQEEAPDEFVEQVESSPQWHAARNALAEAMWLQYDGGRSSM, from the exons ATGTCGACCGGTCATGCAAACTCCACCGAGGCTACCaacgccgtcgccgccgccgctcccgATATGATCCTCGCCAGTTTTG ctctgctctggaagctgaTTCTGCTCTGCTATGGAAATACGCTCTGCTCTAtaagtctgctctgctctgaacgTTCGCTCTACTCT cttggctctgttcgggctgcatcagcTCCTTCCGCCACCACCGCTGCTTCAACCGTGGCGTCTGCCACCTCTGCTGCTGGTGCCTCCACCTTTAATGGTGGTTCTTTTGGTGGTCCAACACCACTCCCTTTCATGTTTGGTGCTAATCAAATGACTATTGGAGGAGAAAGTTTCGTGCAAGGAACAGTTGGCCAAACTCCATTTGGGTCAACGATTGGTTCCACTCCAAGTGGTTCCATGGGATCCATGTTTGGACATACGGTTGGGGCCTTCGGGACCAACGTGGTGGGCTATGGCCACATGGCAGGGTCGATGCCGACGCAACCCCCAAGGGCGAATGCAACCGCCGACAAGCCACCGAAGTTCTGTGGCACCGACTTCAAGAGTTGGCGTCAAAAGATGTTCTTCTACCTCACGACGTTGGGGTACGTGGGATACTTGACGGACAACGAGCCGCCAACACCGGCAAAAAATAAGACGAATTTCACCGTTCGTGCGGCCTATGATGCATGGCATAATGACGATTTCCTTTGTAAAAATTTTCTTCTAGGTGGTCTAGGGGATAGTTTGTACAAAGTCTATGTTGATATAAAGACCTccagggcctgtttgatatgg TTCCTCAACCCATTTTCACATTACCATTTTCGTATATGCCTCCacgactctctctctcacaaaccGAAGCAGAATTCAGGTCGTTCGCCGATTTCCATCTCTGCTGATATTCGAGGCGACGGCGGTAGGCTTATCTCGTCGTCGGCAGCGGAACGATTAAAAATTTGGGGTTGTGTGGCCTCCTGTTCCTCGTTGTGGGCTCGAGCAACATCTGGGAAATTCAG GCTTCGGTCGATTTCAAAAACCTGTTCATCGTTGTGGGCTTGTGAATCATCTGGTTTTTCAG AGGCTGTTCCCGCGGATTGTAGCGATCCACGGTGGCGTTGGTTTAAG GGCTGTTTAGGTGCGTTAGACGGCACGTATGTGAGTGTCACGGTAGGAAATGAGGACAAACCCCGTTATAGAACAAGGAAGGGGCAAATTTCAACCAATGTGTTAGGTGTTTGTGATCGTCATTGTAATTTCAGTTACGTCTTGTCCGGTTGGGAAGGTTCGGCTGCAGACTCTAGGGTCTTGCGAGATGCAATTAGAAGACCTCACGGCCTTAAGGTCCCAAAGg gGAAGTATTATTTGTGTGATAATGGATACGCGAATAGCGAAGGCTTCCTAACGCCGTTCAAAAGCGTTAGGTACCATTTGAAAGAATGGGGACCGAACAATGCACGACCTCAAAATAAGGAAGAACTTTTTAATTTGAGACATAGTAAAGCGAGGAACGCCATAGAGAGAGCTTTTGGAATATTGAAGATGAGATGGGGTATCCTTAGATCACCTTCTTTTTATCCGATTCGAGTGCAAAATCGAATTATCATGGCATGTTTTTTAATCAACAACTTCATTCGAAAGGAAATGCCCATAGACCCCATTGAAGAACAATTAGATGCCATGCCCCCACAAAACGATGCAATGCAAGAAGAGGCACCCGATGAATTCGTTGAACAAGTCGAAAGTTCCCCTCAATGGCATGCGGCGAGGAATGCCTTAGCCGAAGCTATGTGGTTGCAATAT GATGGAGGACGCTCCTCAATGTAG
- the LOC131017462 gene encoding uncharacterized protein LOC131017462, whose product MSQATTGSNGAARSSKPNKTDQKRRSWSTHEEHVLLASLKELVANGWKSDNGFRGGYLSKLEEAMRKEYPDTDLKGTPHINSKVTTWKKTYYSLWNILKHSGVGFNVNGKHMIDCDDEQWQSFVAADKNVGNFRYKSWPYYEDWKLIFGKDRATGDEAEDLMEAAHEMYQKLSGSPLNDLGDYHVSLDDIFENDVTGDNVSQTPNQQETIPNEREAPTTSKKRRRSGGFDEKFFEALHEVGRGTESRLETISCRMGYDFDVSKARKEVNAKLSGIPGLSQHDKFVVCNMLAEKTEYLDIFSSLSEDEKGAYVTFLLASKKDK is encoded by the exons ATGAGTCAAGCAACAACAG GTAGCAACGGCGCAGCCCGTTCCAGCAAGCCCAACAAGACGGACCAAAAGCGCCGTTCTTGGTCCACTCACGAAGAACATGTGTTGCTCGCCTCATTGAAAGAACTTGTTGCCAACGGTTGGAAATCCGACAACGGATTTCGCGGCGGGTATTTGAGCAAACTCGAGGAGGCCATGAGGAAGGAGTACCCCGACACTGACTTGAAGGGAACGCCCCACATCAACTCGAAGGTGACAACATGGAAGAAAACATATTATTCACTTTGGAACATTCTCAAACATAGCGGGGTTGGCTTCAATGTCAACGGCAAGCATATGATTGACTGCGATGATGAGCAGTGGCAAAGCTTTGTGGCT GCTGATAAGAATGTGGGCAATTTTCGTTACAAGAGTTGGCCTTATTACGAGGATTGGAAGCTAATCTTTGGCAAGGATAGGGCAACGGGCGATGAGGCGGAGGACCTAATGGAGGCGGCGCATGAAATGTATCAAAAGTTGAGTGGCAGCCCGCTCAACGATCTTGGAGATTACCACGTCTCCCTCGACGACATATTTGAGAATGACGTGACCGGGGACAATGTAAGTCAAACCCCCAATCAACAAGAAACCATACCGAATGAACGGGAGGCTCCAACAACAAGCAAGAAAAGGCGCCGTAGTGGAGGTTTCGATGAGAAGTTCTTTGAGGCATTGCATGAGGTCGGGCGGGGCACGGAATCACGACTTGAGACTATTTCATGTAGAATGGGGTACGACTTCGACGTATCAAAGGCGCGCAAAGAAGTGAATGCCAAGTTGAGTGGCATACCCGGGCTCTCACAACATGATAAGTTTGTTGTATGCAATATGCTTGCGGAGAAAACGGAGTATCTCGATATCTTTTCTAGCCTCTCCGAGGATGAGAAGGGAGCATATGTCACGTTCCTTCTTGCTTCGAAGAAGGACAAGTGA